One Faecalicatena sp. Marseille-Q4148 DNA window includes the following coding sequences:
- a CDS encoding DUF1700 domain-containing protein: protein MTRSEFLEKLKEALADGMDSYTIQGHLNYYRDYIQEEVQKGRSEEEVLSELGDPWVIARSLLEAPGQGSAGESYSDAQVYHDDRKEDSGYYGGKHKVYRLNSFWGKLAVILVVVGIIFLIFSIVSGIITLLAPVVVPVIIIVLLINFFKNRR, encoded by the coding sequence ATGACGCGCAGTGAATTTTTAGAAAAGCTGAAAGAAGCATTGGCTGACGGAATGGATAGTTATACAATCCAGGGGCATTTGAATTATTATAGAGATTATATTCAGGAAGAAGTACAGAAGGGACGCAGTGAGGAAGAAGTTTTGAGTGAGCTTGGAGATCCGTGGGTTATTGCCAGGTCACTTTTGGAAGCGCCTGGACAGGGAAGTGCAGGAGAAAGTTATAGCGACGCACAGGTATATCATGATGATCGAAAGGAAGACAGCGGTTATTATGGGGGCAAACATAAGGTATATCGGTTGAATTCTTTCTGGGGAAAACTAGCGGTAATTCTTGTGGTGGTAGGAATTATTTTTCTCATATTCTCGATTGTATCAGGTATTATTACTTTGCTTGCACCGGTAGTAGTTCCGGTAATCATAATTGTATTACTGATTAATTTCTTTAAAAATAGGAGATGA
- a CDS encoding glutamine synthetase III — protein MMGEFMNVAAIFGENVFNDTVMQERLPKKVYKDLKKTIEEGKELDLETADVIAHEMKEWAIEKGATHYTHWFQPLTGVTAEKHDSFISAPMANGKVLMSFSGKELIKGEPDASSFPSGGLRATFEARGYTAWDCTSPAFVKKDEAGCILYIPTAFCSYTGEALDQKTPLLRSMEAINTQGLRFLRLFGNTTAKRVKASVGAEQEYFLVDREKYLQRKDLIFTGRTLFGAMPPKGQELDDHYFGSLRNRIAAFMKTTNEELWKLGVTAKTQHNEAAPAQHELAPIYMECNVAVDHNQLIMETLKKVASRQGLHCLLHEKPFAGVNGSGKHDNWSLITDDGKNLFDPGKTPHENIQFLLLMMCMLRAVDKHAALLRESAADPGNEERLGAAEAPPAIISIFLGEQLEDVLEQLVSTGTATHSIKGSVLETGVRTLPDFTKDATDRNRTSPFAFTGNKWEFRMVGSRDSVGGPNVVLNTIVADALCDACDELEKAEDFEQAVHDLIKRYATEHQRIVFSGNGYSQEWVEEAKRRGLPNLPSMVDAIPALVSEESVRVFEKFGVFRRAELESRMEIKYEAYAKVINIEAKTMIDIARKQILPAVMNYTKTVAETVVAVRGAGAEPLVQMEVLTETNNLLKEVKDALVHLEEVTEEAGKRAEGCEQAHYYHDEVVPAMKALREPVDHLEMIVSKDMWPMPSYSDLLFEV, from the coding sequence ATGATGGGAGAATTCATGAATGTAGCGGCGATTTTTGGAGAGAATGTATTTAACGATACAGTGATGCAGGAACGTCTGCCTAAGAAAGTCTATAAAGATCTGAAAAAAACGATCGAAGAGGGAAAAGAACTTGACCTGGAAACTGCGGATGTAATCGCACATGAGATGAAAGAATGGGCGATTGAAAAAGGCGCAACACATTATACACATTGGTTTCAGCCGCTGACAGGAGTGACAGCGGAGAAACATGATTCATTTATTTCGGCGCCGATGGCTAACGGGAAAGTTCTAATGAGCTTTTCCGGAAAAGAACTGATCAAGGGAGAACCGGATGCATCTTCTTTTCCGTCAGGAGGACTGCGTGCCACATTTGAAGCGAGAGGCTACACGGCATGGGACTGCACGTCGCCGGCATTTGTGAAGAAAGATGAAGCGGGATGCATCCTCTATATTCCGACAGCATTTTGCTCTTATACAGGCGAGGCGCTTGATCAGAAGACGCCGCTTTTGAGATCAATGGAGGCGATTAATACACAGGGGCTCCGTTTCCTGCGTTTGTTCGGCAACACAACAGCTAAGAGAGTTAAGGCATCTGTCGGTGCCGAACAGGAATATTTTCTCGTAGATCGGGAGAAATATCTTCAGAGAAAAGATTTAATCTTTACAGGACGGACGCTGTTTGGAGCGATGCCGCCTAAAGGACAGGAGCTGGATGATCATTACTTTGGAAGTTTGAGAAACCGTATCGCTGCATTCATGAAGACGACGAATGAAGAGTTGTGGAAGCTTGGAGTAACTGCTAAGACGCAGCATAATGAGGCAGCACCTGCACAGCATGAACTTGCACCGATCTATATGGAATGCAATGTAGCAGTTGACCACAATCAGCTGATTATGGAAACACTCAAAAAAGTTGCTTCCAGACAGGGACTGCATTGTCTTCTCCATGAGAAACCATTTGCCGGAGTGAACGGTTCCGGAAAGCATGATAACTGGTCGCTAATCACAGATGACGGAAAGAATTTATTTGATCCGGGAAAGACACCGCATGAAAATATTCAGTTTCTTTTGCTGATGATGTGTATGCTGCGGGCAGTTGATAAACATGCGGCGCTTCTTCGGGAATCTGCGGCAGATCCGGGGAATGAAGAGCGTCTTGGGGCAGCAGAAGCTCCGCCGGCAATTATTTCTATTTTCCTCGGAGAACAGCTTGAGGATGTGCTGGAGCAGCTTGTAAGTACAGGAACAGCAACTCACAGTATTAAAGGAAGCGTTCTGGAGACAGGTGTACGCACACTTCCGGACTTTACAAAAGATGCGACAGACAGGAACCGTACGTCACCATTTGCTTTTACCGGAAATAAATGGGAGTTCCGTATGGTCGGTTCAAGAGATTCTGTCGGAGGACCGAATGTTGTACTGAATACAATTGTTGCGGATGCACTTTGTGATGCGTGCGATGAACTGGAGAAAGCAGAAGATTTTGAACAGGCAGTTCATGATCTGATTAAGCGCTATGCAACAGAACATCAGAGGATTGTATTTAGCGGCAACGGATATTCACAGGAATGGGTGGAGGAGGCGAAACGCCGCGGTCTTCCGAATCTTCCGTCTATGGTAGATGCAATCCCGGCACTTGTGTCAGAGGAATCCGTTCGTGTTTTTGAGAAATTTGGTGTATTTCGACGGGCAGAGTTGGAATCCCGCATGGAGATCAAGTACGAAGCTTATGCGAAAGTTATTAATATAGAAGCGAAAACGATGATCGATATTGCGAGAAAGCAGATTCTTCCGGCAGTAATGAACTATACGAAGACAGTAGCTGAGACCGTTGTTGCCGTTCGGGGTGCAGGAGCAGAACCACTTGTGCAGATGGAAGTTCTGACAGAGACGAATAATCTTCTCAAAGAGGTAAAAGATGCGCTTGTACATCTGGAAGAAGTGACGGAAGAGGCCGGAAAAAGAGCGGAAGGCTGTGAACAGGCACATTACTATCATGATGAGGTTGTTCCGGCTATGAAAGCATTGCGTGAGCCGGTGGATCATCTGGAAATGATTGTTTCCAAAGATATGTGGCCGATGCCGTCATACAGTGATCTTCTGTTTGAAGTGTAA
- the fba gene encoding class II fructose-1,6-bisphosphate aldolase, with protein MLVSAKEMLDKAKAGHYAVGQFNINNLEWTKAILLTAQECNSPVILGVSEGAGKYMTGFKTVADMVKAMIDELNITVPVALHLDHGTYEGCYKCIKAGFSSIMFDGSHYPIEENVAKTRELVAVSHALGLSIEAEVGSIGGEEDGVVGAGECADPNECKMIADLGVDMLAAGIGNIHGKYPANWQGLSFETLDAIQQLTGTMPLVLHGGTGIPAEMIKKAIDLGVSKINVNTECQLAFAEATREYVEAGKDQQGKGYDPRKLLAPGFEAIKATVKEKMELFGSIDRA; from the coding sequence ATGTTAGTTTCAGCAAAAGAAATGCTTGATAAAGCAAAAGCAGGTCATTATGCAGTTGGTCAGTTCAACATCAACAACCTGGAGTGGACAAAGGCAATCCTTTTGACAGCTCAGGAATGTAATTCTCCAGTCATTCTTGGTGTATCAGAGGGTGCAGGAAAATATATGACAGGCTTTAAGACAGTTGCAGATATGGTGAAAGCTATGATCGATGAGCTGAATATCACAGTACCTGTAGCACTTCATCTGGATCACGGTACATATGAAGGATGCTATAAATGTATTAAAGCAGGATTTTCATCTATCATGTTTGATGGTTCTCATTACCCGATTGAAGAGAACGTTGCAAAGACAAGAGAGCTTGTAGCAGTGTCTCATGCACTTGGACTTTCTATCGAAGCGGAAGTTGGTTCTATCGGTGGTGAAGAAGACGGAGTTGTGGGAGCAGGAGAATGTGCAGATCCGAACGAATGTAAGATGATCGCTGATCTCGGTGTAGACATGCTTGCAGCAGGAATTGGAAATATCCATGGAAAATATCCGGCAAACTGGCAGGGATTAAGTTTTGAGACTCTGGATGCAATCCAGCAGCTTACAGGAACTATGCCGCTTGTTCTTCACGGTGGAACAGGTATTCCGGCAGAGATGATCAAGAAAGCGATCGATCTTGGCGTTTCTAAAATCAACGTTAACACAGAGTGTCAGCTGGCTTTCGCAGAAGCTACACGTGAATATGTAGAAGCAGGTAAAGATCAGCAGGGCAAAGGCTATGATCCGCGTAAATTATTAGCACCTGGGTTCGAAGCAATTAAAGCAACTGTAAAAGAAAAAATGGAATTATTCGGTTCCATTGACAGAGCTTAG
- a CDS encoding helix-turn-helix domain-containing protein — MKCKHFFIFFEKFKKYLTLDSRIIIETKLNEGESFKAIGRFLNKDCTTISKEVKHHISFEKSGAHSKSFTDCRLAFQRNSIKTSKNGEVLIVTLRQKPNRFEQNAWLGLFYYFMQFCCIYTLKCAFQSVGRFIAVRLTTPILF, encoded by the coding sequence ATGAAATGCAAGCATTTTTTTATATTTTTTGAAAAATTTAAAAAATATTTAACTCTTGATTCTCGAATTATTATTGAAACGAAATTGAACGAAGGAGAAAGCTTTAAAGCTATCGGCAGATTCTTAAATAAGGATTGTACAACCATTTCCAAAGAAGTGAAACATCACATCTCTTTCGAAAAAAGCGGAGCCCACAGCAAATCCTTCACTGACTGCCGCTTAGCTTTTCAGCGTAATTCCATCAAAACCAGTAAAAATGGCGAAGTGCTTATCGTAACACTCCGCCAAAAGCCTAACCGGTTTGAGCAAAATGCTTGGTTAGGTCTGTTTTACTATTTTATGCAGTTCTGCTGCATTTATACACTTAAATGTGCTTTCCAATCCGTTGGAAGATTCATTGCTGTAAGGCTGACTACACCAATATTATTTTGA
- a CDS encoding Abi family protein: protein MYQYPKQILTIAQQVQSYIDAGMAITSRADVEKVLKSVGFYRLRGYSFHLYDNATKKYVPGIKFEDILKLYQFDQELSALIFSMISKIEVALRVRLVESLLIHGEPLVLQDSSIFKEKKLYWQNMSTVASEIARSNDVFIKHNFDNHDGEVPAWAAVEVISFGTLSKIIKNLKTGTGSSYSILAANYQYKSKKGNLVNPSQKMLASWIQGVSVLRNMCAHNSRIYNRTIHTTPEILDADKVTPPPAHNGLYQILLAMKYLRSSDEEWTVFVDAFDKLIQNNIGVVSLTAMNLPTDWKAHLSV, encoded by the coding sequence ATGTATCAATATCCAAAACAAATATTAACAATAGCACAGCAGGTACAATCATATATTGATGCAGGAATGGCAATTACTTCTCGTGCGGATGTAGAAAAGGTATTAAAGTCAGTTGGGTTTTATCGTTTGCGTGGATACTCTTTCCACCTATATGATAATGCTACAAAGAAGTATGTTCCAGGAATCAAGTTTGAAGATATTTTAAAGTTGTATCAGTTTGATCAGGAATTATCTGCTTTGATTTTTTCAATGATTTCTAAGATTGAGGTGGCTTTAAGAGTACGATTAGTAGAATCGTTACTTATACACGGAGAACCACTTGTTTTGCAGGATTCATCGATTTTTAAAGAGAAAAAACTATATTGGCAGAATATGTCTACAGTAGCGTCAGAAATTGCTCGCTCTAATGATGTGTTTATCAAACACAATTTTGATAATCATGATGGAGAGGTGCCTGCATGGGCAGCTGTTGAAGTTATTTCATTTGGTACGTTATCGAAGATAATTAAGAATTTGAAAACGGGTACAGGGAGTTCGTATTCTATATTGGCGGCTAATTACCAATATAAATCGAAAAAAGGAAATTTAGTAAATCCATCGCAGAAAATGCTTGCTTCATGGATACAGGGTGTTTCAGTATTGCGTAATATGTGTGCTCATAATTCCAGAATTTACAATCGCACAATACATACGACACCAGAAATTCTGGATGCAGATAAAGTTACACCACCGCCGGCACATAACGGTTTGTATCAAATCCTACTGGCGATGAAGTATCTGCGTTCATCCGATGAAGAGTGGACAGTATTTGTAGATGCTTTCGATAAGCTGATTCAAAATAATATTGGTGTAGTCAGCCTTACAGCAATGAATCTTCCAACGGATTGGAAAGCACATTTAAGTGTATAA
- a CDS encoding YegS/Rv2252/BmrU family lipid kinase, whose protein sequence is MKKMIFIYNPNAGKGALKSGLSDILDIFVKADYEIVIYPTQRYKDAYQKVKHLPDGYDLVVCSGGDGTLDEVVTGMMKRKERIPIGYIPTGTTNDFANSLHIPKNRLEAADTAVNGKLFQCDVGRFNKGIFVYIAAFGLFTDVAYQTKQEVKNVLGHLAYVLEGAKRIFNIPSYKIKVTYDEGVIEDKFIFGMVTNSKSVGGFRGMVGKEVVFDDGKFEVTLIKMPKNPLELNEIIAALLVEQVNTNHMYTFRTGAIRFESEEEIPWTLDGEFGGEHDQVEIENLQQQLQIMVPAEELSVLTANPDLVCISDEEI, encoded by the coding sequence ATGAAAAAAATGATTTTTATTTATAATCCGAATGCTGGGAAAGGTGCTTTGAAATCCGGACTTTCGGATATTCTTGACATTTTTGTGAAGGCAGATTACGAAATCGTAATTTATCCGACACAGAGATATAAAGATGCATATCAAAAGGTAAAGCATTTGCCGGATGGTTACGATCTCGTTGTGTGCAGTGGAGGAGACGGCACGCTTGACGAGGTTGTGACGGGAATGATGAAGCGGAAAGAGCGGATACCGATCGGCTATATTCCAACAGGAACGACAAATGATTTTGCAAACAGCCTCCATATTCCTAAGAACCGTCTGGAGGCAGCAGACACAGCAGTAAACGGCAAGCTATTTCAATGTGATGTGGGAAGATTTAATAAAGGAATTTTTGTATACATTGCAGCCTTTGGATTATTTACGGACGTAGCTTATCAGACAAAGCAGGAAGTGAAAAATGTGCTTGGACATCTGGCTTATGTGCTGGAGGGAGCAAAGAGAATTTTTAATATTCCTTCTTATAAAATAAAGGTAACATATGATGAGGGTGTAATCGAAGACAAATTTATTTTTGGAATGGTTACAAACTCTAAATCTGTCGGGGGCTTCCGGGGAATGGTCGGAAAAGAAGTGGTATTTGATGATGGGAAATTTGAAGTAACATTAATTAAGATGCCGAAAAACCCATTGGAATTGAATGAGATTATTGCCGCGCTTCTTGTCGAGCAGGTAAATACAAACCATATGTACACGTTCCGTACAGGCGCTATTCGATTTGAGTCAGAAGAGGAAATTCCGTGGACGCTTGACGGTGAATTTGGAGGAGAGCATGATCAAGTGGAAATTGAAAATCTTCAGCAGCAGCTTCAGATTATGGTTCCGGCAGAAGAATTGTCGGTGCTGACAGCCAATCCGGATCTGGTATGCATTTCAGACGAAGAGATTTAG
- a CDS encoding HPr family phosphocarrier protein yields the protein MIKKPITIKLDDGLDARPIALLVQEASQYTSQVYIEIDNKKINAKSIMGMMSLKLAGGEKLMVVTDGVDEGEAAQGIEAFFANR from the coding sequence ATGATTAAAAAACCAATCACTATTAAACTGGATGACGGTTTGGACGCAAGACCAATTGCTTTGCTTGTGCAGGAGGCAAGTCAGTATACAAGCCAGGTATATATAGAGATTGATAACAAAAAGATTAATGCAAAGAGCATTATGGGAATGATGAGTCTGAAACTTGCCGGAGGAGAAAAACTGATGGTTGTAACAGACGGTGTGGATGAAGGCGAGGCAGCTCAGGGAATTGAGGCGTTTTTCGCAAACAGATAA
- the whiA gene encoding DNA-binding protein WhiA has protein sequence MSFSGKVKEELSQQLPTARHCQIAELAAILSFCGSVIIDSREQFSIKIHTENIAVARKCFTLIEKTFNIETENAIRRNQARGSTIYSVAVKSHTDAVRILQAVKLLDREGEVFEEMSVVKNIVVQQMCCRRAFLRGAFLAAGSMSDPEKSYHFEIVCASEARAVQLQTMMDSFGVDAKIVLRKKTYVVYLKEGSQIVDMLNVMEAHVALMDLENVRILKEMRNSVNRIVNCETANIHKTVSAAVKQLEDIKYIQDTIGLDVLTEGLKEMALVRLEHPEATLKELGQLLSSPVGKSGVNHRLRKLSEIADRARENKEEVL, from the coding sequence ATGTCATTTTCAGGGAAAGTGAAAGAAGAGCTGTCGCAGCAGTTACCGACGGCAAGACATTGCCAGATTGCAGAACTGGCAGCGATTTTAAGCTTTTGCGGCAGTGTCATAATTGACAGCAGAGAGCAGTTTTCCATTAAAATTCATACGGAAAATATAGCTGTTGCAAGAAAGTGCTTTACATTAATCGAAAAAACCTTTAATATAGAGACTGAAAACGCGATTCGCAGAAACCAGGCAAGAGGGAGTACGATTTATTCCGTTGCTGTGAAAAGCCATACAGATGCAGTCAGAATTCTTCAGGCAGTGAAGCTTCTTGACAGAGAAGGGGAAGTGTTTGAGGAGATGTCAGTTGTAAAGAATATCGTTGTCCAGCAGATGTGCTGCAGACGGGCATTTCTTAGAGGGGCATTTCTGGCAGCAGGTTCCATGAGCGATCCTGAAAAATCATATCATTTTGAAATTGTATGTGCTTCGGAAGCGAGAGCAGTACAGCTTCAGACGATGATGGACAGCTTTGGGGTGGATGCGAAGATTGTTTTGCGTAAGAAGACATATGTTGTATATTTGAAAGAGGGTTCTCAAATTGTTGACATGCTGAATGTGATGGAAGCGCATGTAGCATTAATGGATCTTGAAAATGTTCGCATCTTGAAAGAGATGCGAAATTCAGTCAATCGGATCGTCAATTGTGAAACAGCAAATATTCATAAGACAGTTTCGGCAGCGGTAAAACAGCTCGAGGATATTAAGTATATCCAGGATACGATCGGATTAGATGTTCTGACAGAGGGGCTGAAAGAAATGGCTCTTGTCAGGCTGGAACATCCGGAAGCTACGTTGAAAGAGCTTGGACAGCTGCTTTCATCACCTGTTGGAAAATCAGGGGTGAATCATAGACTGAGGAAGCTGAGTGAGATTGCTGACAGAGCAAGAGAGAACAAGGAGGAAGTATTATGA
- the rapZ gene encoding RNase adapter RapZ, which produces MEIMIVTGMSGAGKSTALKMLEDVGYFCIDNLPVDLMPKLQELLMIPGTKVNKVALGVDIRSGEKLESLEEILDHYKEENVSYKILFLDAEDEILIKRYKETRRSHPLASGERIDKGIFRERGRIRFLKERADYIVDTSHMLTKELQQELKRVIVLDKDYKNLYMTILSFGFKYGIPNDADLVFDVRFLPNPYYDLELRPKTGNEKEIQDYVMQGGLAEEFLDRLTDLMKFLIPNYINEGKHNLVIGIGCTGGKHRSVTIVNALYERLKQLDEYGVKAEHRDIRKDSAVK; this is translated from the coding sequence ATGGAAATTATGATTGTCACAGGAATGTCCGGGGCTGGTAAAAGTACAGCGCTGAAGATGTTGGAAGATGTGGGATACTTTTGTATTGATAATCTTCCGGTGGATCTGATGCCAAAGCTTCAGGAACTTTTGATGATTCCGGGAACAAAGGTAAATAAAGTAGCGCTGGGAGTTGATATTCGAAGCGGGGAGAAACTGGAGTCACTGGAAGAGATATTGGATCATTATAAGGAAGAAAATGTTTCTTACAAAATATTATTTCTGGATGCCGAAGATGAAATATTAATCAAACGCTATAAAGAAACGAGGAGAAGCCATCCACTGGCATCGGGAGAACGGATCGATAAGGGAATCTTCAGAGAAAGAGGACGCATTCGTTTTCTGAAAGAGCGGGCAGATTATATTGTGGATACAAGCCATATGCTCACAAAAGAGCTGCAGCAGGAATTGAAAAGAGTCATTGTGCTCGATAAAGATTATAAAAATCTTTACATGACAATTCTCTCTTTTGGGTTTAAATATGGTATTCCAAATGATGCAGATCTTGTATTTGATGTCAGGTTTCTTCCGAATCCATATTATGATCTTGAACTTAGACCAAAAACCGGGAATGAAAAAGAAATTCAGGATTATGTTATGCAGGGGGGACTGGCAGAAGAATTCCTTGACCGCTTGACGGATCTTATGAAGTTTTTGATTCCGAACTATATTAATGAAGGAAAACATAATCTCGTTATTGGAATTGGATGTACAGGAGGAAAACATCGTTCAGTTACGATTGTGAATGCCCTGTATGAGAGACTAAAACAGTTGGATGAATATGGGGTGAAAGCGGAACATCGCGACATTCGAAAGGATTCGGCGGTGAAATAA
- the murB gene encoding UDP-N-acetylmuramate dehydrogenase has translation MNFDIYKELKEAAGKSDVLTQEMLSGHTTFRVGGPADYFVTVKDAQAVQNVIALCISKQIPYYILGNGSNILAGDGGYRGVIIQFGKEMSEIEVLEDGTIRAQAGALLSKIANAAYERALGGFEFAAGIPGTIGGAMVMNAGAYGGEMKDVVTSVKVLTKENEIRVLTNKEMEFGYRTSAVAKNGYIVLEVELKLQEASQEEIKEKMDDLKNRRITKQPLEFPSAGSTFKRPEGNFAGKLIEEAGLRGFGVGGAQVSEKHCGFVINRGKATAKDVTELMNEVIKRVKENSGIELEPEVKRLGEF, from the coding sequence ATGAATTTTGATATATATAAAGAGTTGAAAGAAGCAGCAGGGAAGTCGGACGTTCTGACACAGGAAATGCTTTCCGGGCATACAACCTTTCGTGTTGGCGGTCCGGCGGATTATTTTGTGACAGTAAAAGATGCACAGGCAGTCCAAAATGTGATTGCGTTATGCATATCGAAGCAGATTCCGTACTATATTCTAGGGAATGGAAGTAATATTCTTGCCGGAGATGGAGGGTATCGCGGAGTGATCATCCAGTTCGGGAAAGAAATGAGTGAAATTGAAGTATTGGAGGATGGAACAATCCGGGCGCAGGCAGGAGCACTGCTTTCTAAGATTGCGAATGCAGCATATGAGAGGGCTTTAGGCGGGTTTGAATTTGCAGCAGGAATTCCGGGCACGATTGGAGGCGCTATGGTTATGAATGCAGGAGCTTATGGCGGAGAGATGAAAGATGTTGTGACTTCCGTTAAAGTGCTGACAAAAGAGAATGAAATCCGTGTTCTTACAAATAAAGAGATGGAGTTTGGTTATCGAACAAGTGCTGTGGCAAAGAATGGATATATTGTTCTTGAGGTAGAACTCAAGCTTCAAGAGGCTTCTCAGGAAGAGATTAAAGAGAAGATGGATGATTTGAAGAATCGAAGAATAACGAAACAGCCATTGGAATTTCCGAGTGCAGGAAGTACATTTAAACGTCCTGAAGGAAATTTTGCAGGAAAACTGATCGAGGAGGCTGGGCTGAGAGGATTTGGAGTCGGTGGAGCTCAGGTGTCTGAGAAACATTGCGGTTTCGTAATCAATCGTGGAAAAGCTACTGCAAAAGATGTGACAGAGCTTATGAATGAAGTGATCAAAAGAGTAAAGGAGAACTCCGGTATTGAACTTGAACCGGAGGTAAAACGGTTAGGAGAATTCTAA
- a CDS encoding HlyC/CorC family transporter, translated as MDSSVVIQIIVLIILLGLSAFFSSAETCLVTINKIRIRTLIEEGNKRALTLLKVTEDSGKMLSAILIGNNIVNLSASSISTMIAYNFGGSAVAIATGIITLLILLFGEITPKTAATVHPEKLALAYAPIVLFLMKIATPVIFVVNSLSKCVMFILRIDTSAKNDAMTENELRTIVDVSHEDGIIESEEKEMIYNVFDLGDAKAKDVMVPRVHMTFADVNSSYEELIEIFREDKFTRLPIFEETTDNVIGTINMKDLLLYDNKKDFHVKDILREAYFTYEYKNISELLVEMRDASFNIAIVLDEYGETAGLITLEDILEEIVGEIHDEYDENEEEFIKEINKQEYIIEGSMNLDDLNDQLELEFSSEDYDSLGGFIIEHLDRLPELNDEIMTADGIRLVVEKLDKNRVEKVHLYLPEDYYEKKKKKSLDLDLLDE; from the coding sequence TTGGACTCGAGTGTCGTCATACAGATTATTGTTCTAATCATCTTGCTTGGTCTGTCTGCATTTTTTTCATCTGCAGAGACCTGCCTTGTAACTATTAACAAGATTCGCATCCGTACGTTGATTGAAGAGGGAAATAAGCGTGCTCTCACACTGCTGAAAGTTACGGAAGATTCCGGAAAGATGTTAAGCGCTATTTTAATTGGCAATAACATCGTGAACCTTTCCGCATCCTCTATTTCCACGATGATCGCTTATAACTTCGGCGGCTCTGCCGTTGCCATTGCGACCGGTATCATTACGCTGCTGATTCTTCTGTTCGGGGAGATTACTCCGAAAACTGCCGCAACCGTTCATCCGGAAAAGCTTGCTCTTGCTTATGCTCCAATCGTTCTTTTCTTAATGAAGATTGCGACTCCGGTTATTTTTGTTGTCAATAGCCTTTCCAAATGCGTGATGTTTATTCTGCGCATTGACACAAGCGCTAAGAATGACGCAATGACAGAGAACGAGCTGCGTACAATCGTGGATGTCAGCCACGAAGACGGAATCATTGAATCTGAAGAAAAGGAAATGATCTATAATGTATTCGATCTTGGCGATGCAAAAGCTAAAGATGTAATGGTACCTCGTGTACACATGACATTTGCCGATGTAAACAGTTCCTATGAAGAACTGATCGAAATTTTCCGTGAAGACAAGTTTACACGTCTTCCTATTTTTGAAGAGACGACCGATAATGTCATCGGTACGATCAATATGAAAGACCTCTTGCTGTACGACAACAAGAAGGATTTCCATGTGAAAGATATTTTACGTGAAGCATATTTCACCTATGAATATAAAAATATTTCTGAACTGCTTGTTGAGATGCGTGATGCTTCTTTCAATATCGCTATTGTTCTTGATGAATATGGCGAGACTGCCGGTCTGATTACCCTGGAGGATATTCTTGAGGAGATTGTCGGCGAGATTCACGATGAATACGATGAGAACGAAGAAGAATTCATCAAGGAAATCAACAAACAGGAATATATTATTGAAGGTTCCATGAACCTCGATGATCTTAATGATCAGCTTGAACTGGAATTTTCTTCCGAAGATTATGACTCTCTCGGCGGCTTCATCATTGAACATCTTGACCGCCTCCCGGAACTCAATGACGAGATTATGACTGCAGACGGCATCCGTCTTGTTGTAGAAAAGTTAGACAAGAACCGGGTAGAGAAAGTACATCTCTATCTTCCGGAAGATTACTACGAGAAAAAGAAGAAAAAGAGTCTTGACCTTGATCTTTTAGATGAGTAA